The proteins below are encoded in one region of Vulpes lagopus strain Blue_001 chromosome 10, ASM1834538v1, whole genome shotgun sequence:
- the HSBP1 gene encoding heat shock factor-binding protein 1 has product MAETDPKTVQDLTSVVQTLLQQMQDKFQTMSDQIIGRIDDMSSRIDDLEKNIADLMTQAGVEELEGENKIPATPKS; this is encoded by the exons ATGGCCGAGACGGACCCCAAGACCGTGCAGGATCTCACCTCGGTG GTGCAGACACTCCTGCAGCAGATGCAAGATAAATTTCAGACCATGTCGGACCAGATCATTGGAAGAA TTGATGACATGAGCAGTCGCATTGACGACCTGGAAAAAAACATTGCAGACCTCATGACCCAGGCTGGGGTGGAAGAGCTGGAGGGGGAGAACAAGATCCCTGCCACACCGAAGAGCTGA